The following coding sequences are from one Panicum hallii strain FIL2 chromosome 5, PHallii_v3.1, whole genome shotgun sequence window:
- the LOC112891830 gene encoding OTU domain-containing protein At3g57810-like yields the protein MSDRELRPLRAIRITGDGRCLFRSVAYGACLRRGKQSPSDSAQKELADELRAKVADEFVKRRGDTEWFLEGDFESYVRKMRKPHAWGGEPELLMCSHVLRMPITVYMYTSSSDSPRIIAEYGQEYGKDNPVRVLYDGYGHYDALQPSLVRTQSRQRGV from the exons ATGTCGGATCGGGAGCTCCGCCCGCTGCGCGCGATCA GAATCACAGGGGACGGCCGATGCCTGTTCAGGTCCGTTGCTTACGGCGCATGCTTGAGGAGAGGAAAGCAGTCACCCAGCGACAGCGCGCAGAAGGAACTGGCTGACGAGCTTCGAGCGAAA GTGGCTGATGAGTTTGTCAAGAGAAGAGGAGACACTGAATG GTTCCTTGAAGGAGATTTCGAGAGCTACGTGCGAAAGATGAGAAAACCGCATGCTTGGGGAGGAGAACCTGAACTGCTCATGTGCTCCCATGTTCTCAG GATGCCCATCACGGTTTACATGTATACAAGCAGCTCCGATAGCCCCAGGATCATAGCGGAATATGGCCAGGAATATGGCAAGGACAATCCAGTCCGCGTTCTCTATGACGGCTATGGGCACTACGACGCTCTTCAGCCATCTCTTGTAAGAACACAATCAAGACA GAGAGGTGTGTAG
- the LOC112891828 gene encoding U-box domain-containing protein 45-like: protein MDAIEAEEGPFLANDAKLHAGICRAFLPAVSKLSTIFPFIEASRPRSKSGIQALCSLHVALDKAKGLLQHCADSSRLYLAITSETVLLKFEKSRSQLQESLRRVESIVTEDISCKITEIVSELEEIVFTLDRSEKEAGDDVINLLQRNNKTNGSSDSGELEVFHMAALKLGITSSRAALTERRALKKLIEKARSDDDKRKELVVSYLYNLMRKYSKFFRSEAGDDTDSQGSSPCSPTVLGMDDMYGPYGNGRAFSRQLSSIQSFNSRFGSFNSRLGSFNCRRGGGPRSENMSMPPEELRCPISLQLMYDPVIISSGQTYERVCIEKWFNDGHSTCPKTQQQLAHLSLTPNYCVKALIASWCEQNDFPVPDGPPGSFDVNWRLAFSDTEATGCVPVESFDSTNVKSDKVVPMENMRKEEPANSESGTLDDSSCNDFDLNEGYGNLLLLLHERSNMNKQCRLVEQIRFLLKDDKEARIQLGSNGFAEALVEFLRNAVSDGNEKAQEVGAMALFNLAVNNNRNKGLLLSAGVVDLLEQMISNPRLFGPATALYLNLSCLPDAKAVIGSSQAVSFLVDRLYSQEAGDTKSSSCKHDALYTLYNLSNHQASVPALLTAGIVDALHCLLTESPATEGLGWTEKALAVLISLAATQAGRKDIMSTPGLVSTLATLLDTGEPTEQEQAVSCLLVMCTADDKCIAPVLQEGVVPSLVSISAAGTGRGREKAQKLLKLFREQRQRDAPPPQQPQQQQSQLTEAGNGGAIVCHRESKPLCKSKSRKLGRTLSSLWKNRGFSLYQC from the exons ATGGATGCGATAGAGGCCGAAGAAGGTCCTTTTCTGGCTAACGATGCCAAG TTGCATGCAGGAATTTGTAGAGCATTTCTTCCTGCTGTATCTAAGCTTTCCACCATTTTCCCTTTCATCGAAGCATCAAGACCAAGAAGCAAGTCTGGTATACAGGCATTGTGTTCACTACATGTCGCTCTAGATAAAGCCAAAGGGCTTCTTCAACATTGTGCTGACAGCAGCAGGCTCTACTTG GCCATCACCTCGGAAACTGTGCTTTTGAAGTTTGAAAAATCTAGAAGCCAGCTTCAGGAAAGTCTAAGGCGTGTTGAAAGCATAGTAACAGAAGATATCAGCTGTAAG ATTACAGAGATTGTTAGCGAGTTGGAGGAGATTGTCTTTACATTGGATCGATCAGAGAAGGAAGCTGGTGACGATGTGATCAATTTGCTCCAGAGGAACAATAAAACAAATGGTTCCAGTGATAGTGGGGAGCTTGAGGTCTTCCACATGGCTGCTCTGAAATTGGGAATTACATCTTCTAGGGCAGCACTTACTGAGAGAAGAGCCCTCAAGAAGCTAATCGAGAAGGCTCGTTCTGATGATGACAAGAGGAAGGAGCTTGTTGTGTCGTACTTGTACAATCTCATGAGGAAATACTCAAAATTCTTCAGAAGTGAGGCTGGTGATGATACAGATTCTCAAGGATCATCTCCCTGCTCGCCTACAGTATTAGGCATGGATGACATGTACGGACCCTACGGCAATGGCCGAGCATTCAGTAGACAGCTTTCGAGCATTCAATCGTTCAATTCGAGGTTTGGATCTTTCAATTCTAGGCTCGGATCATTCAATTGCAGGCGTGGTGGTGGTCCAAGGTCTGAAAATATGTCAATGCCTCCTGAAGAACTTAGGTGCCCTATTTCCTTACAGCTCATGTATGACCCAGTCATCATTTCATCTGGACAGACTTATGAGCGTGTTTGCATTGAGAAGTGGTTCAACGATGGTCACAGCACATGTCCTAAAACTCAGCAGCAACTTGCCCACCTGTCATTGACTCCAAACTATTGTGTGAAGGCCCTGATCGCCAGCTGGTGTGAGCAGAATGATTTTCCAGTTCCTGATGGTCCACCAGGATCTTTTGATGTAAATTGGAGACTTGCTTTCTCAGACACTGAGGCTACAGGTTGTGTGCCTGTTGAAAGTTTTGATTCTACCAATGTGAAGAGTGACAAGGTTGTCCCGATGGAGAATATGAGAAAGGAGGAGCCGGCAAACAGTGAATCAGGAACGCTGGATGACAGCTCTTGTAACGATTTTGATTTGAATGAGGGCTATGGGAACTTGCTGCTCTTACTTCATGAAAGAAGCAACATGAACAAGCAGTGTAGGTTGGTGGAGCAGATAAGGTTTCTTTTGAAAGACGACAAGGAAGCAAGGATCCAGCTGGGCTCAAACGGGTTTGCTGAGGCGCTGGTTGAGTTCTTGAGAAATGCTGTGAGTGATGGAAATGAGAAGGCACAGGAAGTTGGTGCCATGGCTCTTTTCAACCTCGCAGTGAACAATAACAG AAACAAGGGACTCCTGTTATCTGCTGGAGTTGTCGACCTACTCGAGCAGATGATATCAAATCCACGCCTATTTGGTCCAGCCACGGCACTGTACCTTAACCTTTCCTGCCTACCTGATGCGAAGGCCGTCATCGGTTCGAGCCAGGCTGTGTCATTCCTAGTCGACCGTCTGTACAGCCAAGAGGCCGGCGACACGAAAAGCAGCTCCTGCAAGCATGACGCCCTGTACACGTTGTACAACCTCTCGAACCACCAGGCCAGCGTCCCAGCGCTCCTTACTGCAGGCATTGTGGATGCTCTCCACTGTCTCCTCACCGAGTCTCCAGCAACGGAGGGCCTCGGTTGGACAGAGAAGGCGCTCGCTGTGCTCATCAGCCTCGCAGCAACCCAGGCTGGCAGGAAGGACATCATGTCCACCCCGGGTTTGGTCAGCACATTAGCAACGCTGCTCGACACGGGTGAGCCGACGGAGCAGGAGCAGGCCGTGTCGTGCCTCCTGGTGATGTGCACGGCCGATGACAAGTGCATAGCGCCAGTGCTCCAGGAAGGAGTGGTCCCGTCCCTGGTCTCCATCTCGGCGGCTGGTACTGGGAGGGGCAGGGAGAAGGCCCAGAAGCTCCTGAAGCTGTTCCGGGAGCAGAGGCAGCGGGACGCACCACCGCCCCAGCagccccagcagcagcagagccAGTTAACAGAGGCCGGGAATGGTGGTGCCATCGTGTGCCACCGGGAGTCGAAGCCACTGTGCAAGTCCAAATCGCGGAAGCTGGGGCGGACGCTGAGCTCGCTGTGGAAGAACAGGGGCTTCTCGCTCTACCAGTGCTAG